The proteins below come from a single Methanomassiliicoccales archaeon genomic window:
- the fen gene encoding flap endonuclease-1 yields the protein MGVNLSDIVPAQRIELESLAGRTVAIDAYNAIYQFLSVIRQPDGTPLRDQRGRVTSHLAGLLYRNANLLEMGVMPAYVFDGLPSKLKQRTIVERSERRTKAKKEWEAAVERGDYQAAYSKATQSSRITNEIVESSRLLLTHLGIPVIQAPEEGEAQAAFMALKGDVWTASSQDFDSLLFGAPRLVRNLTLTQKRKLPGKEIAKEVSVEMIELESTLRTLNLSREQLVDLCILVGTDYNEGVLGIGPKKGLKLIQEHKDLESVMRFLQVEIEDHQHIRDLFLRYESTSEYKLEWKAPDEAKVIDLLSGQFDFSQARVEGALKRMITLPGGRKRVATAGQRSLDLF from the coding sequence ATGGGCGTCAATCTCTCCGACATCGTTCCAGCTCAGAGAATAGAGCTGGAATCACTTGCTGGCCGCACGGTGGCCATCGATGCCTACAATGCCATCTATCAGTTCCTGTCGGTCATCAGGCAGCCGGATGGCACTCCCCTGCGCGATCAGAGAGGTAGGGTCACGTCGCATCTGGCGGGACTGCTGTATCGAAATGCCAACCTGTTGGAGATGGGCGTTATGCCTGCTTACGTCTTCGATGGCCTTCCTTCCAAGCTGAAGCAGCGCACCATCGTCGAGCGAAGCGAGCGTCGCACCAAAGCGAAGAAGGAGTGGGAGGCGGCGGTGGAGAGAGGAGACTACCAGGCAGCGTATTCCAAAGCCACGCAATCGTCCCGCATAACCAATGAGATCGTGGAATCGTCGAGGCTCCTGCTCACCCATTTGGGCATTCCAGTGATCCAGGCGCCAGAGGAAGGAGAGGCCCAAGCGGCCTTCATGGCGCTGAAGGGGGACGTGTGGACGGCCTCTTCGCAGGATTTCGACTCCTTGCTGTTCGGAGCACCACGCCTGGTGCGCAATCTCACCCTGACGCAGAAGCGCAAGCTTCCGGGCAAGGAGATAGCCAAGGAAGTGAGCGTGGAGATGATCGAGCTGGAGTCCACCCTTCGGACCTTGAACTTGAGTCGAGAGCAGCTCGTGGACCTCTGCATCCTCGTGGGCACCGACTACAACGAGGGGGTGCTTGGCATCGGGCCGAAGAAGGGGTTGAAGCTGATCCAAGAACACAAGGACCTGGAGAGTGTGATGCGCTTCCTGCAGGTGGAGATCGAGGATCACCAGCATATCCGCGACCTCTTCCTCCGCTATGAGAGCACGTCCGAGTACAAGCTGGAATGGAAAGCGCCTGACGAGGCGAAGGTCATCGATCTCCTGTCAGGGCAGTTCGATTTCTCCCAGGCCCGGGTGGAAGGGGCGTTGAAGCGCATGATCACTCTTCCCGGAGGGAGGAAGCGCGTCGCGACCGCGGGGCAGAGGAGCTTGGACCTGTTCTGA
- a CDS encoding TRAM domain-containing protein: MAFEHGFKGKKPVEEGKEYTVTITDVGSQGDGIARMEGLVVFVPETKVGQTVKIKITRVGNKSAFAQVVP, encoded by the coding sequence ATGGCGTTCGAGCATGGGTTCAAGGGGAAGAAACCAGTAGAAGAGGGCAAGGAGTACACCGTCACGATCACAGATGTCGGCTCCCAGGGCGACGGCATCGCTCGGATGGAAGGGCTGGTGGTCTTCGTACCGGAGACCAAGGTCGGTCAAACGGTCAAGATCAAGATCACCCGGGTGGGCAATAAATCGGCCTTCGCCCAGGTAGTGCCTTGA
- a CDS encoding aconitase X catalytic domain-containing protein: MYLTAEEERILAGEKGIGSQRAMELLLAIGKIYDAERLVPVTSAHLSGVSYKTIGDGGLDFLMQMAENARVSVRTTLNPAGMDRERWGEMGVSPEFARKQTAIIDAYAKMGVEANCTCTPYLTGNTPRQGETVAWAESSALSYVNSVLDARTNREGGPGALAAAIVGKTPMYGLHLEENRHATVVIEAEVQDEITDYSLLGHAVGLKLGGAVPYFKGIRPDVNGLKTMAAAMAAAGSVALFHVEGITPKASAQKLESLERVQIGREEIERAKDSLTTGRDPDLIALGCPHLSQMEMKMLASRLDGRRKRPDAPEVWFCTSRTVRTWCPKETAVLERFGKVLCDTCMIVAPIEPAHKCTATNSAKACTYLPGLCSQKVVCDSYSALLEMIL; encoded by the coding sequence ATGTATCTGACCGCTGAAGAAGAACGGATTCTGGCAGGGGAGAAAGGGATTGGGTCCCAACGAGCCATGGAACTGCTCCTGGCCATCGGAAAGATCTATGACGCGGAGCGGCTCGTGCCCGTGACCTCCGCCCATCTCTCAGGCGTTTCCTACAAGACCATCGGCGATGGCGGGCTCGACTTCCTCATGCAGATGGCAGAGAATGCCCGGGTCTCGGTGCGCACCACCCTCAACCCCGCGGGAATGGACCGCGAGCGATGGGGAGAGATGGGTGTGAGCCCGGAGTTCGCCCGGAAGCAGACCGCCATCATCGATGCCTATGCCAAGATGGGGGTGGAGGCGAACTGCACCTGCACTCCCTATTTGACAGGCAACACACCGAGGCAGGGGGAGACCGTCGCTTGGGCAGAGAGCTCGGCGTTGTCGTACGTCAACTCCGTGCTGGACGCCCGGACGAACCGCGAAGGTGGTCCTGGGGCTCTGGCAGCGGCCATCGTCGGCAAGACCCCGATGTACGGCCTGCACCTCGAAGAGAACCGACATGCCACAGTGGTCATCGAGGCGGAGGTCCAGGATGAGATAACCGACTACTCCCTTCTCGGTCATGCGGTCGGACTGAAACTTGGGGGAGCGGTGCCCTACTTCAAAGGCATCCGCCCGGACGTGAACGGCCTGAAGACAATGGCGGCGGCCATGGCGGCCGCTGGGTCCGTCGCGTTGTTCCACGTCGAAGGCATCACGCCCAAAGCCTCCGCTCAGAAACTCGAAAGCCTGGAGAGGGTGCAGATCGGAAGAGAGGAGATAGAGCGGGCCAAGGACTCCCTCACCACCGGAAGAGATCCGGACCTCATAGCCTTAGGATGCCCGCACCTCTCCCAGATGGAGATGAAGATGCTTGCCTCCAGGCTCGACGGGCGGAGAAAGCGACCCGATGCGCCAGAGGTCTGGTTCTGCACCTCTCGCACGGTGCGCACCTGGTGCCCCAAGGAGACGGCGGTGCTGGAACGCTTTGGCAAGGTCCTTTGCGACACCTGCATGATCGTTGCTCCCATCGAACCCGCTCACAAATGCACCGCCACCAACTCGGCCAAGGCCTGCACCTATCTTCCCGGCCTCTGCTCCCAGAAGGTGGTCTGCGATTCGTATTCTGCTCTATTGGAGATGATCCTCTGA
- a CDS encoding DUF359 domain-containing protein — MRLPAKGLMLPDRMRGELVMPFGELLDESTALQKAVKCSRLITVGDVISLRMLENGVVPRTIIFDLATRRERTDSLQGALGRVQGTDVLVRNPAGRIMPEMVRAIEESFASKEVTKLRVEGEEDLAALVCAAVAPDGSCVLYGLPGKGIVFVNVDEGVRQKAKKFMNSMEESI; from the coding sequence TTGCGCCTGCCCGCTAAGGGACTGATGTTGCCGGATAGAATGAGGGGAGAACTGGTCATGCCTTTCGGAGAACTGTTGGACGAGAGCACGGCGCTGCAGAAGGCGGTCAAGTGCTCGCGTTTGATCACCGTGGGCGATGTGATCTCCCTGCGCATGCTCGAGAACGGCGTCGTTCCGAGAACTATCATATTCGACCTGGCCACGCGTCGAGAGCGAACGGACTCGCTTCAGGGCGCTCTTGGCCGAGTGCAAGGGACGGACGTATTGGTCCGCAATCCCGCGGGACGTATCATGCCCGAGATGGTTCGGGCGATCGAGGAATCGTTCGCTAGCAAAGAGGTCACGAAGTTGCGAGTGGAGGGAGAAGAGGACCTGGCGGCCTTGGTATGCGCCGCGGTCGCGCCCGACGGCAGCTGCGTGCTCTACGGGCTCCCTGGCAAAGGGATCGTCTTCGTCAATGTGGACGAGGGCGTCAGGCAGAAGGCGAAGAAGTTCATGAACTCAATGGAGGAATCGATTTGA
- a CDS encoding DNA-directed RNA polymerase, subunit E'': MKVQKACKHCSFITEEDTCPLCGNTTSKEWQGYVIILDHTRSEIAKRMHINVNGKFALRVR, from the coding sequence ATGAAGGTCCAGAAGGCCTGCAAGCATTGCAGCTTCATCACCGAAGAGGACACCTGCCCATTGTGCGGGAACACCACTTCGAAGGAATGGCAGGGCTACGTGATCATCCTGGATCACACCCGGTCAGAGATCGCCAAGAGGATGCATATCAATGTCAACGGCAAATTCGCCCTCAGGGTGCGCTAG
- the ileS gene encoding isoleucine--tRNA ligase, with protein MIKQVQANYDPAELEKRVREYWKQSNAYRKTKELRSSGTDFYFVDGPPYTTGSIHLGTSFNKTLKDTFIRYKRMQRFNVRDQPGYDMHGLPIEVKVEQSIGVKNKKEIEEYGIDRFVSTCKNFAVDFQKKMTEQFKELGIWMDWDNPYLTITSNYIEAAWWTLKRAYDKGLLIPANRVLSWCPRCETALAEAEIEYRDEKDPSIYVRFPLKDDEGVSLLIWTTTPWTLPANMAVAVHPDLTYAKVKYFKKEGGETVILLESLVEQVGQLAGYEGYEVLEGIEGDDLIGLEYVPPFLNDVQFQRETTGKWVHRIIPSTTVAAENTGLVHIAPGHGPEDFELGKEFNLEPFCPVDESGKFSKDMPPKYAGMNVKEANKHIMEELNERGLMYSVGTIVHRYGHCWRCDSGVIFRNTAQWFLKITQIKNLMLEEIDKVRWTPDWAGSSREYDWTVNARDWCISRQRYWGIPLPIWTCSCGEMKVIGSTIDLEKGDGYRKDMELHRPWIDAVTFKCTHCGKTMKRVPDVLDVWFDSGVASWAQLGFPKSRTEFDKWWPCKWITEAHDQTRGWFYSQLAAGCIAFDRAPYEGVLMHGWVLDPNGQPMSKSRGNVIEPEKVIKDYGADALRFYLMRTNAPWEDTCFQWDGVKNARKTLNILWNVVNFATTYMSIDSYDPSKMSVDALRGNLRPEDRWMISRTEGMKNEVTKYLNSYELHKACRALEDFVLEDLSRWYVRLIRDRMWKETGDLDKLAAYRVLFDAISALNRALAPFCPHITEEIFQHMEGNKETVHMLDWPVSDQTNRDERLEQNVATVQELVEIVTKERQSRNIKLRWPMKRIVVRAANNDALEAMKSLESVLLSQANVKKVEYIPPGQEWNEIILSAVPNPNAIGKVYRQWSSKIAVLLKSRPAKQIRECIDKGSYSLGIEGQMIKIEPNMVTFTSSLPEKVVGVKFSSGDLYMDFEITPEIEAEGFTRELTRRIQQMRKDMKLDVEEFVRAEVNAPVRLVEYFRVWKEHIMNETRCRQLEFTESPHGDHTAEWDVEGEHLQVSLVSLHFKEAMGQLMTISGLSQSSAITLIEAGHRILNDVKPLTEDQLVASGLPRTEAKKVVHFLSRAGVEEISPAPAQAAATVIIAMPKEKLMPYLLRVPRMNEVKAEMLYEAGFNALDKIKAASKESLRTVKGMGGKTVDELVQYAARGGFEAVVKCNSCGADVGPNAVTCSNCGTKVPSEHLVEGEEEVEAAPPVGPEIELERSFTYLIKEEKSERSYHMFEKAMTMGMRGFCVTRNYPLKIKAKYNLGETPILWLSNVGKESSIRPKDLEKLSVSLEQFLGTEGGVILLDGLEYLITNNNFLTVLRLVQSLRDQVAINHSILMLALNPSTLDAHELNLLEKEVDATI; from the coding sequence ATGATAAAGCAGGTCCAAGCGAACTACGATCCCGCGGAACTCGAGAAAAGGGTTCGGGAATACTGGAAACAGAGCAATGCCTACAGGAAGACCAAGGAGTTGCGGTCTTCCGGGACGGACTTCTATTTCGTGGACGGCCCTCCTTACACTACTGGCTCGATCCATTTAGGCACGTCCTTTAACAAGACGCTCAAGGACACTTTCATCCGCTACAAGCGCATGCAGCGCTTCAACGTGCGCGACCAGCCCGGGTATGATATGCACGGGCTTCCGATCGAGGTCAAGGTCGAACAGTCCATCGGGGTAAAGAACAAGAAGGAGATCGAGGAGTACGGCATCGATCGCTTCGTCAGCACGTGCAAGAACTTCGCCGTGGACTTCCAGAAGAAGATGACCGAACAGTTCAAGGAGCTCGGGATCTGGATGGACTGGGATAATCCCTATCTCACTATCACATCCAACTACATCGAGGCGGCTTGGTGGACTCTTAAAAGGGCATATGACAAGGGGTTGCTCATCCCCGCCAACCGCGTACTCTCATGGTGCCCTCGCTGCGAGACCGCTCTGGCGGAGGCGGAGATCGAGTACCGGGACGAGAAGGACCCTTCCATCTACGTGCGCTTCCCGCTCAAGGACGATGAGGGCGTTTCATTGCTCATCTGGACCACTACTCCCTGGACGCTGCCAGCGAATATGGCGGTAGCGGTGCATCCGGACCTCACCTATGCCAAGGTCAAGTACTTCAAGAAGGAAGGCGGCGAGACGGTCATCTTGCTGGAGAGCCTGGTGGAGCAGGTAGGGCAGCTGGCAGGCTACGAGGGCTACGAGGTTCTGGAAGGCATCGAGGGCGATGACCTCATCGGCCTGGAGTATGTGCCCCCGTTCCTGAACGATGTGCAATTCCAGCGCGAGACCACGGGGAAGTGGGTGCACCGGATCATCCCCTCCACCACGGTGGCCGCGGAGAACACCGGCCTGGTGCACATCGCCCCCGGACACGGCCCTGAGGACTTCGAACTGGGCAAGGAGTTCAACCTGGAGCCCTTCTGTCCGGTCGATGAGTCAGGGAAATTCAGCAAGGACATGCCTCCGAAATACGCGGGAATGAACGTCAAGGAGGCCAACAAGCACATCATGGAGGAGCTCAACGAACGTGGCCTGATGTACTCCGTCGGAACGATCGTCCACCGCTATGGACACTGCTGGCGCTGCGATTCAGGAGTGATATTCCGCAACACCGCGCAGTGGTTCCTCAAGATCACCCAGATAAAGAACCTCATGCTGGAGGAGATCGACAAGGTGCGCTGGACGCCGGATTGGGCCGGGTCGTCGAGGGAATACGACTGGACGGTGAACGCGCGCGACTGGTGCATCTCCAGGCAGAGATACTGGGGCATCCCCTTGCCGATCTGGACATGTTCCTGCGGAGAGATGAAGGTCATCGGTTCCACCATAGACCTGGAGAAGGGCGATGGCTACCGAAAGGACATGGAACTGCACCGCCCATGGATCGATGCCGTCACCTTCAAATGCACCCACTGCGGCAAGACCATGAAGCGTGTGCCAGATGTCTTGGACGTTTGGTTCGATTCCGGGGTGGCCTCTTGGGCTCAGCTGGGCTTCCCCAAGAGCCGAACCGAGTTCGACAAGTGGTGGCCATGCAAGTGGATCACCGAGGCGCATGATCAGACCCGGGGCTGGTTCTACTCTCAGCTGGCAGCGGGTTGCATCGCCTTCGACCGGGCTCCCTATGAAGGCGTGCTGATGCATGGCTGGGTGCTCGATCCGAACGGTCAACCGATGTCCAAGTCCCGGGGCAACGTCATCGAACCGGAGAAGGTCATCAAGGACTATGGTGCGGACGCCCTGCGCTTCTACCTCATGCGCACCAACGCTCCCTGGGAAGACACCTGCTTCCAATGGGATGGGGTGAAGAACGCGCGCAAGACCCTCAATATCCTTTGGAACGTGGTGAACTTCGCAACCACCTACATGTCCATCGATTCGTACGATCCCAGCAAGATGTCCGTGGACGCTCTGCGAGGGAACCTCCGACCCGAGGACCGGTGGATGATCTCGCGCACGGAGGGAATGAAGAACGAGGTCACCAAGTACCTCAATTCCTACGAACTGCACAAGGCCTGCCGGGCCCTGGAGGACTTCGTGCTGGAAGATCTGTCACGCTGGTACGTTAGATTGATCCGCGACCGTATGTGGAAGGAAACCGGCGACCTGGACAAGCTCGCCGCCTACCGCGTGCTGTTCGATGCCATCTCCGCTCTCAATCGGGCCCTGGCGCCCTTCTGCCCTCACATCACCGAGGAGATCTTCCAGCACATGGAAGGGAACAAGGAAACGGTGCACATGTTGGACTGGCCGGTCTCGGACCAGACCAACCGCGATGAGCGCCTGGAGCAGAACGTGGCCACGGTGCAGGAGCTGGTGGAGATCGTCACCAAGGAGCGCCAGTCGCGCAACATCAAGCTCCGTTGGCCGATGAAGCGCATCGTGGTCCGGGCGGCGAACAACGACGCCTTGGAAGCGATGAAGTCGCTCGAGTCCGTCCTCCTCTCCCAAGCCAATGTGAAGAAGGTGGAGTACATTCCACCGGGTCAGGAATGGAACGAGATCATCCTCTCCGCGGTCCCGAACCCCAATGCCATTGGGAAGGTCTACCGGCAATGGTCCAGCAAGATCGCCGTTCTTCTCAAGTCCCGGCCGGCAAAACAGATCCGGGAGTGCATCGACAAAGGCTCGTACTCCCTGGGCATCGAAGGACAAATGATCAAGATCGAGCCCAACATGGTCACTTTCACAAGCTCGTTACCGGAGAAGGTCGTGGGGGTCAAGTTCTCCAGCGGCGACCTCTACATGGACTTCGAGATAACCCCAGAGATAGAGGCCGAAGGATTCACTCGAGAGCTCACCCGGCGCATCCAGCAGATGCGCAAGGACATGAAGCTGGACGTGGAGGAGTTCGTGCGAGCAGAGGTCAACGCACCGGTCCGCCTGGTGGAGTACTTCCGGGTGTGGAAAGAGCACATCATGAACGAAACGCGCTGCCGGCAGCTGGAGTTCACCGAGTCCCCACATGGAGATCACACCGCGGAATGGGATGTGGAAGGTGAGCATCTGCAAGTCTCGCTGGTCTCGCTCCATTTCAAGGAAGCCATGGGCCAGCTTATGACCATCTCGGGTCTATCGCAGAGCTCGGCCATCACCCTCATCGAAGCGGGGCACCGGATCCTCAACGACGTCAAGCCCTTGACCGAAGACCAGCTGGTGGCCAGCGGGCTTCCCAGGACCGAGGCCAAGAAAGTGGTTCACTTCCTTAGCCGAGCAGGGGTCGAGGAGATCAGCCCCGCACCCGCTCAGGCCGCGGCCACGGTCATAATTGCCATGCCTAAGGAGAAGCTGATGCCTTACCTCCTGCGGGTCCCGCGCATGAATGAGGTCAAGGCTGAGATGCTCTATGAGGCGGGATTCAACGCCCTGGACAAGATCAAGGCCGCGAGCAAGGAATCGCTCCGCACCGTCAAAGGCATGGGCGGCAAGACCGTGGACGAACTGGTCCAGTATGCCGCTCGCGGCGGTTTCGAGGCCGTGGTGAAATGCAATTCCTGCGGAGCCGACGTCGGGCCCAATGCGGTCACCTGCTCGAACTGCGGAACCAAGGTGCCTTCCGAGCATCTGGTGGAGGGGGAGGAAGAGGTCGAGGCTGCCCCGCCGGTTGGCCCGGAGATCGAGCTGGAACGCTCATTCACCTACCTCATAAAGGAGGAGAAGTCGGAGCGCTCCTACCACATGTTCGAGAAGGCCATGACCATGGGGATGAGGGGGTTCTGCGTCACCCGCAACTACCCGCTCAAGATAAAGGCCAAGTACAACTTGGGCGAGACACCCATACTATGGCTCTCCAACGTGGGCAAGGAGAGCAGCATCCGGCCCAAGGACCTGGAGAAGCTGAGCGTCTCACTGGAGCAGTTCCTGGGGACGGAGGGCGGAGTCATCCTCCTGGACGGCCTGGAGTATCTGATCACCAATAACAACTTCCTCACCGTGCTCCGGCTGGTGCAGTCGCTCAGGGATCAGGTGGCGATCAACCATTCCATACTCATGCTGGCCCTGAACCCTTCGACGCTGGACGCGCACGAGCTCAATCTGTTGGAGAAGGAAGTGGACGCCACCATTTGA
- a CDS encoding 30S ribosomal protein S27ae has translation MAEKKEKGPKTPRKSKKDSYAVNKEGKLERKRKHCPKCGPGVFLGEHENRLACGKCGYTEFRKK, from the coding sequence TTGGCAGAGAAGAAAGAGAAGGGCCCGAAGACGCCCAGGAAATCGAAGAAGGACAGCTACGCCGTGAACAAGGAAGGCAAGCTGGAGCGGAAGAGGAAGCACTGCCCCAAATGCGGACCGGGAGTATTCCTGGGCGAGCACGAGAATCGCCTCGCCTGCGGCAAGTGCGGATACACCGAGTTCAGGAAGAAGTGA
- the rpe gene encoding ribulose-phosphate 3-epimerase, which translates to MIKVAPSILSANFGALGEEVKRLEDAEADWVHVDVMDGDFVPNITIGPCVIKSIRAFSRLPFDVHLMISRPERYVDVFAGAGADIMTVHLEATSDVEGTLRHIRSLGKRAGLSINPGTPFSAARPFLHQLDLLLIMTVNPGFGGQPFIVECLPKITEARDFVRKNELGVEIEVDGGINAKTGKMCAQAGASVLAAGNALFGCSDMKREIALWKSF; encoded by the coding sequence ATGATCAAGGTCGCCCCCTCTATCTTGTCCGCCAACTTCGGTGCGCTCGGCGAAGAGGTGAAGCGCCTGGAAGATGCGGAAGCGGACTGGGTGCACGTGGACGTGATGGATGGTGACTTCGTCCCGAACATCACCATCGGTCCGTGCGTGATCAAATCCATCCGGGCCTTCTCCAGGCTGCCTTTCGACGTCCACCTGATGATCAGCCGACCGGAGCGCTACGTGGACGTCTTCGCCGGGGCCGGTGCGGACATCATGACGGTGCATTTGGAGGCGACCAGCGACGTGGAAGGTACTCTAAGGCACATCCGTTCGCTGGGAAAGAGGGCGGGGCTCTCGATCAACCCAGGTACTCCCTTCTCCGCCGCGAGACCGTTCCTGCACCAGCTTGACCTATTGCTCATCATGACCGTCAACCCAGGATTCGGAGGGCAGCCTTTCATCGTCGAATGTCTGCCGAAGATCACGGAGGCACGGGACTTCGTCCGCAAGAACGAGCTTGGCGTGGAGATCGAGGTGGACGGCGGCATCAACGCCAAGACGGGGAAAATGTGCGCTCAGGCCGGGGCGAGCGTTTTGGCGGCCGGCAACGCCCTCTTCGGATGCTCTGACATGAAGCGGGAGATCGCCCTCTGGAAGAGCTTCTGA
- a CDS encoding MFS transporter, translated as MKASTIQMFSSAGLSASSLLIPNLARDQFQSSTAEIGVIVASYSAAIFASSYVFGRISDVYGRRSVLKAGLFLSIIAASLQIFADSAFVLLMVRVLVGLCAGIFPSALLAHVYETDKKVGKFTSFGSLGFGFGVFVAGLISIYDGIFLFAAIMMAGAFLVSLYLPFGKETHHKVPIFPIKIMKRNFPVYTSVMFRHIGANMIWVIYPLFLADLGADPVFIGAIYAINALGQFVFMRFCDRYRSVLLVNVGFIMSILTFPSYTLARVYWEIIPAQIMIALAWSTLYIGSIKYVMERNDEKGTSAGLLQSSLSVSAIIGALLGGIAAQVYGYHGCMYIATGMGILGLIIFIVTDRWMSRNVDKSLIPSGQ; from the coding sequence ATGAAGGCATCGACCATTCAGATGTTCTCCAGTGCGGGGCTGTCCGCGTCCTCGCTGCTGATCCCCAATCTGGCGAGGGACCAGTTCCAGTCCAGCACCGCCGAGATAGGGGTGATCGTCGCATCCTACAGCGCGGCCATCTTCGCCTCGTCCTACGTGTTTGGTCGGATCTCGGACGTCTACGGCCGACGCTCGGTGCTCAAGGCAGGGTTGTTCCTGTCGATCATCGCCGCCTCCCTGCAGATCTTCGCTGACAGCGCCTTCGTCCTGCTCATGGTGCGGGTCCTCGTGGGGCTGTGCGCTGGCATATTCCCCTCCGCCCTCCTCGCTCACGTCTATGAAACGGACAAAAAAGTGGGCAAGTTCACCAGCTTCGGTTCGTTGGGCTTTGGGTTCGGGGTCTTCGTGGCCGGTCTGATAAGCATCTATGACGGCATCTTCCTGTTCGCGGCCATCATGATGGCGGGAGCCTTCCTCGTCTCTCTCTACCTGCCATTCGGCAAGGAGACGCACCACAAGGTCCCTATCTTCCCCATCAAGATAATGAAGCGCAATTTTCCGGTGTACACATCAGTGATGTTCCGTCACATTGGGGCGAACATGATCTGGGTCATCTATCCTCTCTTCCTGGCGGACCTGGGGGCCGACCCGGTCTTCATCGGGGCCATCTATGCCATCAACGCCCTGGGGCAGTTCGTCTTCATGCGGTTCTGCGATAGATATCGCTCCGTATTGCTGGTGAACGTAGGTTTCATCATGTCCATCCTCACCTTCCCGTCGTATACCCTGGCGAGGGTCTATTGGGAGATAATCCCGGCGCAGATCATGATCGCCCTGGCGTGGTCCACCTTGTACATAGGCTCGATCAAGTACGTGATGGAACGAAACGATGAGAAGGGTACCTCGGCAGGACTGCTGCAGTCCTCTCTCAGCGTGTCCGCCATCATCGGCGCCCTGCTAGGAGGCATCGCGGCCCAGGTCTACGGATACCATGGCTGCATGTACATCGCCACGGGCATGGGCATCCTCGGCCTGATCATTTTCATAGTCACGGACCGCTGGATGTCGAGGAACGTGGACAAAAGCTTAATTCCCTCCGGCCAATAG
- a CDS encoding DUF126 domain-containing protein codes for MHRHQLGQGLHLSSRPLLPEGGLRFVFCSIGDDPLILRGRSISNGKGEGELVLLEKAFSFLGGVDVNTGKLSSTSGAEGRNITGTVFGFPHGRGSTVGSYTLLQMRKNSTLPIAIINERAETIVATGAIMAGLPMVDSIDLSLLRDGDQVKVDGSEGSVELISVEESKVVTCVLVHQGKVLALKRSDKVSTNRGMWAGVSGYIEPGERPIDTASKEIREEVSVESPRLLKEAPVQSIRVEDRVWCVHPFLFEVDTDLVTLDWEHTEYRWIYPHQASELSAVPGFLRILRSLL; via the coding sequence ATGCACCGCCACCAACTCGGCCAAGGCCTGCACCTATCTTCCCGGCCTCTGCTCCCAGAAGGTGGTCTGCGATTCGTATTCTGCTCTATTGGAGATGATCCTCTGATCCTCCGAGGGCGTTCTATATCGAATGGCAAGGGCGAAGGCGAGCTGGTCCTGCTGGAAAAGGCCTTCAGCTTTCTTGGAGGGGTAGATGTCAACACCGGCAAGCTCAGCAGCACCTCTGGAGCGGAGGGACGGAACATAACGGGCACGGTTTTCGGCTTCCCCCATGGGAGAGGGAGTACCGTGGGCTCATACACCCTTCTGCAAATGAGGAAGAACAGCACGCTCCCCATCGCCATCATCAACGAGCGGGCTGAGACGATCGTGGCCACGGGTGCGATTATGGCCGGACTGCCCATGGTGGACTCCATCGATCTCTCATTGCTACGAGACGGAGACCAGGTGAAGGTCGATGGATCGGAGGGATCGGTCGAGCTTATTTCGGTCGAGGAGTCGAAGGTGGTCACCTGCGTCCTCGTGCACCAGGGAAAGGTGCTCGCCTTGAAGCGAAGCGACAAGGTCTCGACCAATAGGGGCATGTGGGCCGGGGTCTCAGGGTACATAGAGCCCGGGGAGAGGCCCATTGACACCGCCAGCAAGGAGATCAGGGAGGAAGTGTCCGTCGAATCGCCTCGGCTGCTCAAGGAGGCCCCGGTCCAGTCGATACGCGTCGAGGACCGGGTGTGGTGCGTCCATCCCTTTCTCTTCGAGGTGGATACAGATCTGGTCACACTCGACTGGGAACACACCGAGTATCGTTGGATCTATCCCCATCAGGCATCGGAGCTATCCGCGGTGCCTGGGTTCCTGCGCATCCTGAGGTCATTGCTCTAG
- a CDS encoding 30S ribosomal protein S24e, which yields MNIESKKENQLQERIEVVFSVEHAGEPTPTREAVQSSMASMMDVSKDRVIIDHMDSEYGVGISRGYAKVYESPEAINRSERHHQLVRNKMAEKKVKDKAAPKTRAAPKAK from the coding sequence ATGAACATCGAGAGTAAGAAAGAGAACCAGCTTCAGGAACGCATCGAAGTGGTCTTTTCCGTGGAGCACGCGGGAGAGCCCACGCCCACCCGGGAGGCGGTGCAGTCCAGCATGGCCAGCATGATGGACGTTTCCAAGGACCGGGTCATCATCGACCACATGGACTCAGAGTATGGGGTGGGAATAAGCCGCGGCTACGCCAAGGTGTATGAGAGCCCAGAGGCCATCAATCGTTCTGAGCGCCATCACCAGCTGGTCCGCAATAAGATGGCGGAGAAGAAGGTGAAGGACAAGGCAGCCCCCAAGACGAGAGCTGCCCCCAAGGCGAAGTGA